A part of Solea solea chromosome 8, fSolSol10.1, whole genome shotgun sequence genomic DNA contains:
- the git2a gene encoding ARF GTPase-activating protein GIT2a isoform X7, which yields MSKRLRNTEVCADCSVPEPRWASVNRGVLICDECCSVHRSLGRHSSQVRHLTHTPWPHTQLQMVQTLYSNGANSIWEHSLLDPASVMSGKRKANPQDKVHPNKSEFIRAKYQMLAFVHRMPCREDDSLTAKDLSKQLHSSVRTGNLETCLRLLSLGAQANFFHPEKGNTPLHVAAKAGQVSQAELLTVYGADPGAPDSSGKTPIDLARDANHHDLAERLVEIQYELTDRLAFYLCGRKPDHKNGQHFIVPQMADSSLDISELAKAARKKLQSLSNHLFEELAMDVYDEVDRRETDAVWLATQNHSTLVTETTVVPFLPVNPEYSSTRNQGRQKLARFNAHEFATLVIDILSDAKRRQQGNSISSPKDNVELILKSAAVRHCSDSQDNDQPDYDSVASDEDTDQELPSSKGDRTKSLDSDLSDGPITMQEYMEVKNALSASESKIQQLMKANNNLSDELRLMQKKLQTLQSENTSLKRQVTTTIYQTPSGSDYPDPSSPSALKRRQSAQASRPMSMYETGSGLKPYLPKGETSYPEEKIIPTLQPFPTHSERGTFVTTSSSLPSFPSTLSWSKDESAHKASKLEKQSSMPESDYDNTFYDSEIDDSSLCRRGRLRSSGWLGEGSSIPELDNLETESDPTLPSTEDVIRKTEQITKNIQELLRAAQENKHDSFIPCSERIHVAVTEMAALFPKKPRSETVRGSLRLLTSSAYRLQSECRKAAPSEGCPGPDMQLVTQQVIQCAYDIAKAAKQLVTITTKENTN from the exons ATGTCAAAACGGCTGCGAAACACCGAGGTCTGCGCCGATTGTAGTGTCCCAG AACCTCGCTGGGCCTCTGTGAACAGGGGCGTGTTGATTTGTGACGAATGCTGCAGCGTGCATCGAAGTCTGGGAAGGCATAGCTCTCAAGTCCgccacctgacacacacaccatgGCCTCATACACAGCTGCAG ATGGTTCAGACATTATACAGCAATGGTGCAAATTCAATATGGGAGCACTCCCTTCTGGACCCTGCGTCTGTGATGAGCGGAAAACGCAAGGCCAACCCTCAGGACAAAGTgca CCCAAACAAATCCGAGTTTATAAGAGCCAAATATCAAATGTTGGCATTCGTCCACCGTATGCCTTGTCGAGAGGATGACAGCTTGACAGCTAAAGATTTAAGTAAG CAACTTCACTCGAGTGTACGCACTGGGAATCTGGAGACATGTTTAAGGTTGTTATCCCTGGGAGCACAAGCTAATTTTTTTCACCCA GAAAAAGGTAACACACCCTTGCATGTAGCTGCAAAGGCAGGGCAAGTATCTCAGGCTGAACTATTAACTGTTTATGGGGCAGATCCTGGAGCCCCTGACAGCAGTGGCAAAACACCTATCGACTTAGCAAG GGATGCCAACCACCACGACCTGGCTGAAAGACTGGTGGAGATTCAGTATGAGTTGACTGATCGCCTGGCTTTCTACttgtgtgggaggaaaccag ATCATAAAAATGGCCAGCACTTTATTGTTCCACAAATGGCCGACAG CAGTTTAGATATATCAGAACTGGCCAAAGCTGCAAGGAAGAAACTGCAGTCT CTCAGTAATCATTTATTCGAGGAGCTAGCCATGGACGTGTATGATGAGGTGGACCGACGAGAGACCGATGCAG TGTGGTTGGCCACACAGAATCACAGCaccctggtgacggagacaacgGTGGTGCCTTTCCTCCCGGTGAATCCGGAGTATTCATCCACACGGAACCAG GGAAGACAGAAGCTTGCAAGATTTAACGCACATGAATTTGCAACGCTCGTGATCGACATACTAAGTGATGCGAAGCGCAGACAACAAGGCAACTCCATATCTAGTCCCAAAG ACAATGTTGAACTGATCCTGAAGAGTGCAGCTGTCAGGCATTGTAGTGATAGCCAGGATAATGACCAGCCCGACTATGATAGTGTGGCATCCGATGAGGATACAGATCAGGAGCTCCCATCGAGCAAAGGCGATAGAACCAAG AGCCTGGACTCTGACCTCTCAGACGGCCCTATTACTATGCAAGAATACATGGAGGTGAAAAATGCGTTGTCTGCTTCCGAAAGCAAGATCCAGCAGCTCATGAAAGCCAACAACAACCTGAGTGATGAGCTGAGACTGATGCAGAAAAAG CTGCAAACTCTGCAAAGCGAGAACACCTCTCTCAAGCGGCAGGTCACAACCACTATCTATCAGACCCCCAGCGGTTCAGACTACCCTGACCCCTCCAGCCCCTCTGCCCTGAAACGCCGGCAGTCTGCGCAGGCCAGTCGGCCCATGTCTATGTATGAGACCGGCTCAGGCCTGAAGCCCTATCTCCCTAAAGGGGAAACTTCTTACCCTGAGGAGAAAATCATCCCCACCCTGCAACCCTTCCCAACTCAT AGCGAAAGAGGCACTTTTGTGACCACCTCTTCATCCCTCCCCTCATTTCCATCAACCCTGTCTTGGTCGAAGGACGAAAGTGCTCACAAG GCCTCAAAGTTAGAGAAGCAAAGCAGCATGCCAGAAAGTGACTATGACAACACTTTCTATGACTCTGAGATAGATGATTCGAG TTTGTGCAGGAGAGGGAGGCTGAGGAGCAGTGGCTGGCTGGGGGAGGGCAGTTCTATCCCGGAGCTGGACAATCTGGAGACGGAGTCGGACCCCACACTTCCCAGCACTGAAGACGTCATCCGCAAAACTGAGCAGATCACCAAGAATATCCAGGAGCTGCTTCGAGCAGCTCAGGAGAACAAACACGACAG CTTCATACCCTGCTCGGAAAGAATACATGTGGCTGTGACGGAAATGGCTGCCCTCTTTCCCAAG AAGCCACGCTCGGAGACTGTGAGAGGCTCTCTGCGTCTGTTGACCTCCAGTGCGTACCGACTTCAGAGCGAGTGTAGGAAGGCAGCGCCCTCAGAGGGCTGCCCGGGACCGGACATGCAGCTGGTCACTCAGCAGGTCATCCAATGTGCTTATGACATTGCCAAGGCTGCCAAGCAGCTTGTCACCATCACCACAAAGGAGAATACCAACTAG
- the git2a gene encoding ARF GTPase-activating protein GIT2a isoform X11: MSKRLRNTEVCADCSVPEPRWASVNRGVLICDECCSVHRSLGRHSSQVRHLTHTPWPHTQLQMVQTLYSNGANSIWEHSLLDPASVMSGKRKANPQDKVHPNKSEFIRAKYQMLAFVHRMPCREDDSLTAKDLSKQLHSSVRTGNLETCLRLLSLGAQANFFHPEKGNTPLHVAAKAGQVSQAELLTVYGADPGAPDSSGKTPIDLARDANHHDLAERLVEIQYELTDRLAFYLCGRKPDHKNGQHFIVPQMADSSLDISELAKAARKKLQSLSNHLFEELAMDVYDEVDRRETDAVWLATQNHSTLVTETTVVPFLPVNPEYSSTRNQGRQKLARFNAHEFATLVIDILSDAKRRQQGNSISSPKDNVELILKSAAVRHCSDSQDNDQPDYDSVASDEDTDQELPSSKGDRTKSLDSDLSDGPITMQEYMEVKNALSASESKIQQLMKANNNLSDELRLMQKKASKLEKQSSMPESDYDNTFYDSEIDDSSLCRRGRLRSSGWLGEGSSIPELDNLETESDPTLPSTEDVIRKTEQITKNIQELLRAAQENKHDRPCEREGVRRLRHSLGCFSTLVPWAEKASPPLQPLSLRSPDPSSCFIPCSERIHVAVTEMAALFPKKPRSETVRGSLRLLTSSAYRLQSECRKAAPSEGCPGPDMQLVTQQVIQCAYDIAKAAKQLVTITTKENTN; the protein is encoded by the exons ATGTCAAAACGGCTGCGAAACACCGAGGTCTGCGCCGATTGTAGTGTCCCAG AACCTCGCTGGGCCTCTGTGAACAGGGGCGTGTTGATTTGTGACGAATGCTGCAGCGTGCATCGAAGTCTGGGAAGGCATAGCTCTCAAGTCCgccacctgacacacacaccatgGCCTCATACACAGCTGCAG ATGGTTCAGACATTATACAGCAATGGTGCAAATTCAATATGGGAGCACTCCCTTCTGGACCCTGCGTCTGTGATGAGCGGAAAACGCAAGGCCAACCCTCAGGACAAAGTgca CCCAAACAAATCCGAGTTTATAAGAGCCAAATATCAAATGTTGGCATTCGTCCACCGTATGCCTTGTCGAGAGGATGACAGCTTGACAGCTAAAGATTTAAGTAAG CAACTTCACTCGAGTGTACGCACTGGGAATCTGGAGACATGTTTAAGGTTGTTATCCCTGGGAGCACAAGCTAATTTTTTTCACCCA GAAAAAGGTAACACACCCTTGCATGTAGCTGCAAAGGCAGGGCAAGTATCTCAGGCTGAACTATTAACTGTTTATGGGGCAGATCCTGGAGCCCCTGACAGCAGTGGCAAAACACCTATCGACTTAGCAAG GGATGCCAACCACCACGACCTGGCTGAAAGACTGGTGGAGATTCAGTATGAGTTGACTGATCGCCTGGCTTTCTACttgtgtgggaggaaaccag ATCATAAAAATGGCCAGCACTTTATTGTTCCACAAATGGCCGACAG CAGTTTAGATATATCAGAACTGGCCAAAGCTGCAAGGAAGAAACTGCAGTCT CTCAGTAATCATTTATTCGAGGAGCTAGCCATGGACGTGTATGATGAGGTGGACCGACGAGAGACCGATGCAG TGTGGTTGGCCACACAGAATCACAGCaccctggtgacggagacaacgGTGGTGCCTTTCCTCCCGGTGAATCCGGAGTATTCATCCACACGGAACCAG GGAAGACAGAAGCTTGCAAGATTTAACGCACATGAATTTGCAACGCTCGTGATCGACATACTAAGTGATGCGAAGCGCAGACAACAAGGCAACTCCATATCTAGTCCCAAAG ACAATGTTGAACTGATCCTGAAGAGTGCAGCTGTCAGGCATTGTAGTGATAGCCAGGATAATGACCAGCCCGACTATGATAGTGTGGCATCCGATGAGGATACAGATCAGGAGCTCCCATCGAGCAAAGGCGATAGAACCAAG AGCCTGGACTCTGACCTCTCAGACGGCCCTATTACTATGCAAGAATACATGGAGGTGAAAAATGCGTTGTCTGCTTCCGAAAGCAAGATCCAGCAGCTCATGAAAGCCAACAACAACCTGAGTGATGAGCTGAGACTGATGCAGAAAAAG GCCTCAAAGTTAGAGAAGCAAAGCAGCATGCCAGAAAGTGACTATGACAACACTTTCTATGACTCTGAGATAGATGATTCGAG TTTGTGCAGGAGAGGGAGGCTGAGGAGCAGTGGCTGGCTGGGGGAGGGCAGTTCTATCCCGGAGCTGGACAATCTGGAGACGGAGTCGGACCCCACACTTCCCAGCACTGAAGACGTCATCCGCAAAACTGAGCAGATCACCAAGAATATCCAGGAGCTGCTTCGAGCAGCTCAGGAGAACAAACACGACAG ACCATGTGAACGTGAAGGTGTGCGTCGGCTCAGGCACAGTCTGGGATGTTTCAGCACTCTGGTTCCCTGGGCTGAGAAAGCTTCTCCTCCCCTTCAGCCACTCAGCCTCCGGTCCCCTGACCCCTCCTCCTG CTTCATACCCTGCTCGGAAAGAATACATGTGGCTGTGACGGAAATGGCTGCCCTCTTTCCCAAG AAGCCACGCTCGGAGACTGTGAGAGGCTCTCTGCGTCTGTTGACCTCCAGTGCGTACCGACTTCAGAGCGAGTGTAGGAAGGCAGCGCCCTCAGAGGGCTGCCCGGGACCGGACATGCAGCTGGTCACTCAGCAGGTCATCCAATGTGCTTATGACATTGCCAAGGCTGCCAAGCAGCTTGTCACCATCACCACAAAGGAGAATACCAACTAG
- the git2a gene encoding ARF GTPase-activating protein GIT2a isoform X8, with translation MSKRLRNTEVCADCSVPEPRWASVNRGVLICDECCSVHRSLGRHSSQVRHLTHTPWPHTQLQMVQTLYSNGANSIWEHSLLDPASVMSGKRKANPQDKVHPNKSEFIRAKYQMLAFVHRMPCREDDSLTAKDLSKQLHSSVRTGNLETCLRLLSLGAQANFFHPEKGNTPLHVAAKAGQVSQAELLTVYGADPGAPDSSGKTPIDLARDANHHDLAERLVEIQYELTDRLAFYLCGRKPDHKNGQHFIVPQMADSSLDISELAKAARKKLQSLSNHLFEELAMDVYDEVDRRETDAVWLATQNHSTLVTETTVVPFLPVNPEYSSTRNQGRQKLARFNAHEFATLVIDILSDAKRRQQGNSISSPKDNVELILKSAAVRHCSDSQDNDQPDYDSVASDEDTDQELPSSKGDRTKSLDSDLSDGPITMQEYMEVKNALSASESKIQQLMKANNNLSDELRLMQKKLQTLQSENTSLKRQVTTTIYQTPSGSDYPDPSSPSALKRRQSAQASRPMSMYETGSGLKPYLPKGETSYPEEKIIPTLQPFPTHASKLEKQSSMPESDYDNTFYDSEIDDSSLCRRGRLRSSGWLGEGSSIPELDNLETESDPTLPSTEDVIRKTEQITKNIQELLRAAQENKHDSFIPCSERIHVAVTEMAALFPKKPRSETVRGSLRLLTSSAYRLQSECRKAAPSEGCPGPDMQLVTQQVIQCAYDIAKAAKQLVTITTKENTN, from the exons ATGTCAAAACGGCTGCGAAACACCGAGGTCTGCGCCGATTGTAGTGTCCCAG AACCTCGCTGGGCCTCTGTGAACAGGGGCGTGTTGATTTGTGACGAATGCTGCAGCGTGCATCGAAGTCTGGGAAGGCATAGCTCTCAAGTCCgccacctgacacacacaccatgGCCTCATACACAGCTGCAG ATGGTTCAGACATTATACAGCAATGGTGCAAATTCAATATGGGAGCACTCCCTTCTGGACCCTGCGTCTGTGATGAGCGGAAAACGCAAGGCCAACCCTCAGGACAAAGTgca CCCAAACAAATCCGAGTTTATAAGAGCCAAATATCAAATGTTGGCATTCGTCCACCGTATGCCTTGTCGAGAGGATGACAGCTTGACAGCTAAAGATTTAAGTAAG CAACTTCACTCGAGTGTACGCACTGGGAATCTGGAGACATGTTTAAGGTTGTTATCCCTGGGAGCACAAGCTAATTTTTTTCACCCA GAAAAAGGTAACACACCCTTGCATGTAGCTGCAAAGGCAGGGCAAGTATCTCAGGCTGAACTATTAACTGTTTATGGGGCAGATCCTGGAGCCCCTGACAGCAGTGGCAAAACACCTATCGACTTAGCAAG GGATGCCAACCACCACGACCTGGCTGAAAGACTGGTGGAGATTCAGTATGAGTTGACTGATCGCCTGGCTTTCTACttgtgtgggaggaaaccag ATCATAAAAATGGCCAGCACTTTATTGTTCCACAAATGGCCGACAG CAGTTTAGATATATCAGAACTGGCCAAAGCTGCAAGGAAGAAACTGCAGTCT CTCAGTAATCATTTATTCGAGGAGCTAGCCATGGACGTGTATGATGAGGTGGACCGACGAGAGACCGATGCAG TGTGGTTGGCCACACAGAATCACAGCaccctggtgacggagacaacgGTGGTGCCTTTCCTCCCGGTGAATCCGGAGTATTCATCCACACGGAACCAG GGAAGACAGAAGCTTGCAAGATTTAACGCACATGAATTTGCAACGCTCGTGATCGACATACTAAGTGATGCGAAGCGCAGACAACAAGGCAACTCCATATCTAGTCCCAAAG ACAATGTTGAACTGATCCTGAAGAGTGCAGCTGTCAGGCATTGTAGTGATAGCCAGGATAATGACCAGCCCGACTATGATAGTGTGGCATCCGATGAGGATACAGATCAGGAGCTCCCATCGAGCAAAGGCGATAGAACCAAG AGCCTGGACTCTGACCTCTCAGACGGCCCTATTACTATGCAAGAATACATGGAGGTGAAAAATGCGTTGTCTGCTTCCGAAAGCAAGATCCAGCAGCTCATGAAAGCCAACAACAACCTGAGTGATGAGCTGAGACTGATGCAGAAAAAG CTGCAAACTCTGCAAAGCGAGAACACCTCTCTCAAGCGGCAGGTCACAACCACTATCTATCAGACCCCCAGCGGTTCAGACTACCCTGACCCCTCCAGCCCCTCTGCCCTGAAACGCCGGCAGTCTGCGCAGGCCAGTCGGCCCATGTCTATGTATGAGACCGGCTCAGGCCTGAAGCCCTATCTCCCTAAAGGGGAAACTTCTTACCCTGAGGAGAAAATCATCCCCACCCTGCAACCCTTCCCAACTCAT GCCTCAAAGTTAGAGAAGCAAAGCAGCATGCCAGAAAGTGACTATGACAACACTTTCTATGACTCTGAGATAGATGATTCGAG TTTGTGCAGGAGAGGGAGGCTGAGGAGCAGTGGCTGGCTGGGGGAGGGCAGTTCTATCCCGGAGCTGGACAATCTGGAGACGGAGTCGGACCCCACACTTCCCAGCACTGAAGACGTCATCCGCAAAACTGAGCAGATCACCAAGAATATCCAGGAGCTGCTTCGAGCAGCTCAGGAGAACAAACACGACAG CTTCATACCCTGCTCGGAAAGAATACATGTGGCTGTGACGGAAATGGCTGCCCTCTTTCCCAAG AAGCCACGCTCGGAGACTGTGAGAGGCTCTCTGCGTCTGTTGACCTCCAGTGCGTACCGACTTCAGAGCGAGTGTAGGAAGGCAGCGCCCTCAGAGGGCTGCCCGGGACCGGACATGCAGCTGGTCACTCAGCAGGTCATCCAATGTGCTTATGACATTGCCAAGGCTGCCAAGCAGCTTGTCACCATCACCACAAAGGAGAATACCAACTAG
- the git2a gene encoding ARF GTPase-activating protein GIT2a isoform X4 — protein MSKRLRNTEVCADCSVPEPRWASVNRGVLICDECCSVHRSLGRHSSQVRHLTHTPWPHTQLQMVQTLYSNGANSIWEHSLLDPASVMSGKRKANPQDKVHPNKSEFIRAKYQMLAFVHRMPCREDDSLTAKDLSKQLHSSVRTGNLETCLRLLSLGAQANFFHPEKGNTPLHVAAKAGQVSQAELLTVYGADPGAPDSSGKTPIDLARDANHHDLAERLVEIQYELTDRLAFYLCGRKPDHKNGQHFIVPQMADSSLDISELAKAARKKLQSLSNHLFEELAMDVYDEVDRRETDAVWLATQNHSTLVTETTVVPFLPVNPEYSSTRNQGRQKLARFNAHEFATLVIDILSDAKRRQQGNSISSPKDNVELILKSAAVRHCSDSQDNDQPDYDSVASDEDTDQELPSSKGDRTKSLDSDLSDGPITMQEYMEVKNALSASESKIQQLMKANNNLSDELRLMQKKLQTLQSENTSLKRQVTTTIYQTPSGSDYPDPSSPSALKRRQSAQASRPMSMYETGSGLKPYLPKGETSYPEEKIIPTLQPFPTHASKLEKQSSMPESDYDNTFYDSEIDDSSSLCRRGRLRSSGWLGEGSSIPELDNLETESDPTLPSTEDVIRKTEQITKNIQELLRAAQENKHDRPCEREGVRRLRHSLGCFSTLVPWAEKASPPLQPLSLRSPDPSSCFIPCSERIHVAVTEMAALFPKKPRSETVRGSLRLLTSSAYRLQSECRKAAPSEGCPGPDMQLVTQQVIQCAYDIAKAAKQLVTITTKENTN, from the exons ATGTCAAAACGGCTGCGAAACACCGAGGTCTGCGCCGATTGTAGTGTCCCAG AACCTCGCTGGGCCTCTGTGAACAGGGGCGTGTTGATTTGTGACGAATGCTGCAGCGTGCATCGAAGTCTGGGAAGGCATAGCTCTCAAGTCCgccacctgacacacacaccatgGCCTCATACACAGCTGCAG ATGGTTCAGACATTATACAGCAATGGTGCAAATTCAATATGGGAGCACTCCCTTCTGGACCCTGCGTCTGTGATGAGCGGAAAACGCAAGGCCAACCCTCAGGACAAAGTgca CCCAAACAAATCCGAGTTTATAAGAGCCAAATATCAAATGTTGGCATTCGTCCACCGTATGCCTTGTCGAGAGGATGACAGCTTGACAGCTAAAGATTTAAGTAAG CAACTTCACTCGAGTGTACGCACTGGGAATCTGGAGACATGTTTAAGGTTGTTATCCCTGGGAGCACAAGCTAATTTTTTTCACCCA GAAAAAGGTAACACACCCTTGCATGTAGCTGCAAAGGCAGGGCAAGTATCTCAGGCTGAACTATTAACTGTTTATGGGGCAGATCCTGGAGCCCCTGACAGCAGTGGCAAAACACCTATCGACTTAGCAAG GGATGCCAACCACCACGACCTGGCTGAAAGACTGGTGGAGATTCAGTATGAGTTGACTGATCGCCTGGCTTTCTACttgtgtgggaggaaaccag ATCATAAAAATGGCCAGCACTTTATTGTTCCACAAATGGCCGACAG CAGTTTAGATATATCAGAACTGGCCAAAGCTGCAAGGAAGAAACTGCAGTCT CTCAGTAATCATTTATTCGAGGAGCTAGCCATGGACGTGTATGATGAGGTGGACCGACGAGAGACCGATGCAG TGTGGTTGGCCACACAGAATCACAGCaccctggtgacggagacaacgGTGGTGCCTTTCCTCCCGGTGAATCCGGAGTATTCATCCACACGGAACCAG GGAAGACAGAAGCTTGCAAGATTTAACGCACATGAATTTGCAACGCTCGTGATCGACATACTAAGTGATGCGAAGCGCAGACAACAAGGCAACTCCATATCTAGTCCCAAAG ACAATGTTGAACTGATCCTGAAGAGTGCAGCTGTCAGGCATTGTAGTGATAGCCAGGATAATGACCAGCCCGACTATGATAGTGTGGCATCCGATGAGGATACAGATCAGGAGCTCCCATCGAGCAAAGGCGATAGAACCAAG AGCCTGGACTCTGACCTCTCAGACGGCCCTATTACTATGCAAGAATACATGGAGGTGAAAAATGCGTTGTCTGCTTCCGAAAGCAAGATCCAGCAGCTCATGAAAGCCAACAACAACCTGAGTGATGAGCTGAGACTGATGCAGAAAAAG CTGCAAACTCTGCAAAGCGAGAACACCTCTCTCAAGCGGCAGGTCACAACCACTATCTATCAGACCCCCAGCGGTTCAGACTACCCTGACCCCTCCAGCCCCTCTGCCCTGAAACGCCGGCAGTCTGCGCAGGCCAGTCGGCCCATGTCTATGTATGAGACCGGCTCAGGCCTGAAGCCCTATCTCCCTAAAGGGGAAACTTCTTACCCTGAGGAGAAAATCATCCCCACCCTGCAACCCTTCCCAACTCAT GCCTCAAAGTTAGAGAAGCAAAGCAGCATGCCAGAAAGTGACTATGACAACACTTTCTATGACTCTGAGATAGATGATTCGAG CAGTTTGTGCAGGAGAGGGAGGCTGAGGAGCAGTGGCTGGCTGGGGGAGGGCAGTTCTATCCCGGAGCTGGACAATCTGGAGACGGAGTCGGACCCCACACTTCCCAGCACTGAAGACGTCATCCGCAAAACTGAGCAGATCACCAAGAATATCCAGGAGCTGCTTCGAGCAGCTCAGGAGAACAAACACGACAG ACCATGTGAACGTGAAGGTGTGCGTCGGCTCAGGCACAGTCTGGGATGTTTCAGCACTCTGGTTCCCTGGGCTGAGAAAGCTTCTCCTCCCCTTCAGCCACTCAGCCTCCGGTCCCCTGACCCCTCCTCCTG CTTCATACCCTGCTCGGAAAGAATACATGTGGCTGTGACGGAAATGGCTGCCCTCTTTCCCAAG AAGCCACGCTCGGAGACTGTGAGAGGCTCTCTGCGTCTGTTGACCTCCAGTGCGTACCGACTTCAGAGCGAGTGTAGGAAGGCAGCGCCCTCAGAGGGCTGCCCGGGACCGGACATGCAGCTGGTCACTCAGCAGGTCATCCAATGTGCTTATGACATTGCCAAGGCTGCCAAGCAGCTTGTCACCATCACCACAAAGGAGAATACCAACTAG